In a genomic window of Jaculus jaculus isolate mJacJac1 chromosome 8, mJacJac1.mat.Y.cur, whole genome shotgun sequence:
- the Zfyve19 gene encoding abscission/NoCut checkpoint regulator isoform X1, protein MESRCYGCAVKFTLFKKEYACKNCSRAFCSGCLSFNAVVPRTGNTRQKVCKQCYEVLTRGCSSASASKWSPPQNYKKRVEALEAKQKPSTSRSQGLSEQDQVIADRLARLRQENKPKSLPSQAEIEARLAALKEELQGSIPSTEEMEARLAALQDRVPSFHTPRPAYQAPDTRTQAQQTQDLLTQLEAEEAIDKCQKQRGTVASLQNDLNQGGVRNQRTNAQGQASLSLEEEKNRLLAEAAVELREENTRQEQILALAKRLAILQGQDPNRVKFQDYHLPDSDVDEDEEIQRVIQQLTEEAVLDEASGFNIPVEPAAPSQAQPCRARTKPRALSLKTQAEEDELPWCCICNEDAILRCSGCDGDLYCARCFRDGHVNFELKEHQTCVYHPPRAGQRH, encoded by the exons ATGGAGAGTAGGTGCTACGGCTGTGCTGTCAAGTTCACCCTCTTCAAGAAGGAG TACGCCTGTAAGAATTGTAGCCGGGCCTTCTGTTCCGGCTGCCTTAGCTTCAATGCTGTGGTGCCTCGGACTGGCAACACCCGACAGAAAGTCTGCAAGCAGTGCTATGAGGTCCTGACCAG AGGTTGTTCTTCTGCCAGTGCCTCCAAGTGGTCACCACCTCAGAACTATAAGAA GCGTGTGGAAGCCTTGGAAGCCAAGCAGAAGCCCAGCACTTCCCGGAGCCAGGGACTGAGTGAACAAGACCAAGTCATCGCTGACCGCCTAGCACGCCTCCGCCAGGAGAACAAGCCCA AGTCACTGCCCTCACAGGCAGAAATAGAGGCACGGCTGGCCGCCCTAAAGGAAGAACTCCAGGGCTCCATCCCTTCCACAGAGGAGATGGAGGCTCGACTTGCTGCGCTGCAGGATAGAGTTCCATCTTTTCACACCCCAAGACCA GCATACCAGGCACCAGACACCAGGACACAGGCTCAGCAGACACAAGATCTACTAACACAGCTGGAAGCTGAGGAGGCTATTGATAAGTGCCAGAAACAAAGAGGCACAG TTGCTTCCCTCCAGAATGACCTCAACCAAGGTGGTGTGAGGAACCAACGCACTAATGCCCAGGGTCAGGCCAGCCTGTCCCtggaagaggaaaagaacagGCTACTGGCTGAGGCAGCAGTTGAGCTGCGGGAGGAGAACACCAGGCAGGAGCAGATCCTGGCCCTTGCAAAGCGATTGGCCATACTGCAGGGACAGGACCCTAACAGAG TGAAATTCCAGGATTATCACCTTCCTGACAGTGATGTTGATGAGGATGAAGAGATCCAGAGAGTCATACAGCAG CTCACAGAAGAAGCTGTCCTGGATGAGGCAAGCGGCTTTAACATCCCTGTGGAACCAGCTGCCCCATCCCAAGCCCAGCCCTGCAGGGCAAGGACTAAG CCCCGGGCTCTGTCTCTCAAGACCCAGGCTGAGGAAGATGAGCTCCCCTGGTGTTGTATCTGCAATGAGGACGCCATCCTGCGCTGCTCTGGCTGTGATGGAGACCTCTACTGTGCTCGGTGCTTCCG GGATGGCCATGTTAATTTTGAGCTTAAAGAGCACCAGACATGTGTCTACCACCCTCCACGAGCTGGCCAAAGGCACTAA
- the Zfyve19 gene encoding abscission/NoCut checkpoint regulator isoform X2 has product MESRCYGCAVKFTLFKKEYACKNCSRAFCSGCLSFNAVVPRTGNTRQKVCKQCYEVLTRGCSSASASKWSPPQNYKKRVEALEAKQKPSTSRSQGLSEQDQVIADRLARLRQENKPKSLPSQAEIEARLAALKEELQGSIPSTEEMEARLAALQDRVPSFHTPRPAYQAPDTRTQAQQTQDLLTQLEAEEAIDKCQKQRGTVKFQDYHLPDSDVDEDEEIQRVIQQLTEEAVLDEASGFNIPVEPAAPSQAQPCRARTKPRALSLKTQAEEDELPWCCICNEDAILRCSGCDGDLYCARCFRDGHVNFELKEHQTCVYHPPRAGQRH; this is encoded by the exons ATGGAGAGTAGGTGCTACGGCTGTGCTGTCAAGTTCACCCTCTTCAAGAAGGAG TACGCCTGTAAGAATTGTAGCCGGGCCTTCTGTTCCGGCTGCCTTAGCTTCAATGCTGTGGTGCCTCGGACTGGCAACACCCGACAGAAAGTCTGCAAGCAGTGCTATGAGGTCCTGACCAG AGGTTGTTCTTCTGCCAGTGCCTCCAAGTGGTCACCACCTCAGAACTATAAGAA GCGTGTGGAAGCCTTGGAAGCCAAGCAGAAGCCCAGCACTTCCCGGAGCCAGGGACTGAGTGAACAAGACCAAGTCATCGCTGACCGCCTAGCACGCCTCCGCCAGGAGAACAAGCCCA AGTCACTGCCCTCACAGGCAGAAATAGAGGCACGGCTGGCCGCCCTAAAGGAAGAACTCCAGGGCTCCATCCCTTCCACAGAGGAGATGGAGGCTCGACTTGCTGCGCTGCAGGATAGAGTTCCATCTTTTCACACCCCAAGACCA GCATACCAGGCACCAGACACCAGGACACAGGCTCAGCAGACACAAGATCTACTAACACAGCTGGAAGCTGAGGAGGCTATTGATAAGTGCCAGAAACAAAGAGGCACAG TGAAATTCCAGGATTATCACCTTCCTGACAGTGATGTTGATGAGGATGAAGAGATCCAGAGAGTCATACAGCAG CTCACAGAAGAAGCTGTCCTGGATGAGGCAAGCGGCTTTAACATCCCTGTGGAACCAGCTGCCCCATCCCAAGCCCAGCCCTGCAGGGCAAGGACTAAG CCCCGGGCTCTGTCTCTCAAGACCCAGGCTGAGGAAGATGAGCTCCCCTGGTGTTGTATCTGCAATGAGGACGCCATCCTGCGCTGCTCTGGCTGTGATGGAGACCTCTACTGTGCTCGGTGCTTCCG GGATGGCCATGTTAATTTTGAGCTTAAAGAGCACCAGACATGTGTCTACCACCCTCCACGAGCTGGCCAAAGGCACTAA